A region of Desulfolithobacter dissulfuricans DNA encodes the following proteins:
- a CDS encoding potassium channel family protein → MKKEIAVIGLGKFGFYFAQTLAELGYKVVGIDNQSAKVQKARDVLAQVYRTDATNKDALEQLGIREMTHVLVSVGDSIAASTMISMYLKELGVEEVWVKAVNPDHQRLLYKVGVDTVIIPEQLAAVHLASKVAIPGFIQYASFDTEMSFQELVVDRWAGKTLKDLDLTNRYGVQVIATRREDEPHFQFLPRADYELKKGDRLIVIRKTTDSREIRS, encoded by the coding sequence ATGAAAAAGGAAATCGCAGTCATTGGTCTTGGCAAGTTCGGCTTCTATTTTGCCCAGACCCTGGCCGAGCTGGGGTACAAGGTTGTGGGGATCGACAACCAGTCGGCCAAGGTGCAGAAGGCCCGGGACGTGCTCGCCCAGGTGTACCGGACCGATGCCACCAACAAGGATGCCCTGGAACAGCTGGGTATCCGGGAGATGACCCATGTGCTGGTCAGCGTGGGCGATTCCATTGCCGCCTCCACCATGATCTCCATGTACCTGAAAGAGCTTGGGGTTGAGGAGGTCTGGGTCAAGGCGGTGAACCCTGATCACCAGAGACTGCTCTACAAGGTCGGGGTGGATACGGTGATCATCCCGGAACAGCTGGCCGCCGTGCACCTGGCCTCCAAGGTCGCCATCCCGGGATTTATCCAGTACGCCAGTTTTGATACTGAAATGTCGTTTCAGGAGTTGGTGGTGGACCGCTGGGCCGGCAAGACCCTGAAGGACCTGGACCTGACCAACCGGTACGGGGTCCAGGTAATCGCCACCCGGCGGGAGGACGAGCCCCATTTTCAGTTTCTTCCCCGGGCCGACTATGAACTGAAAAAGGGCGACCGGCTGATCGTCATCCGCAAGACCACGGACAGCCGGGAGATACGCTCATAG
- a CDS encoding TrkH family potassium uptake protein, protein MRRIRLTIHPLLFPILFFGLTILIGAVLLHSDYSRGTSAISWIDALFTATSATCVTGLAVVDTGTVYSRFGQTVILVLIQVGGLGIMTLTSLAMYLLRQRVSLTDRIAVGQNLLHDPSFHLGRFLISIVLLTLGIEALGAVLLPLASGGGMDSYLAVFHAVSAFCNAGFSLYPDSLMRWQSSLPVNLVFIALIVLGGIGFSVLVETGTWLGARTRQAVTHTRRPVRLTWYTRVVLQTTLFLIVFGWLLVYVADYALYERSLPTATALLVSLFQSVTSRTAGFNTVGIEHMTNVSLLVIIFLMLIGAAPGSCGGGIKVTTFRVMVAFFVAQIRGREQVVVGSIATSRETLNRALVLTLFSVSIICVAVLLLSVTEGGEVPHIQSRGQLLEIVFEVVSAFATTGLSTGLTPTLSLPGKCIIIALMFIGRLGPLLFIAVLQNIQRRESYFRPEGDLLIG, encoded by the coding sequence ATGCGCAGAATTCGCTTAACTATACACCCGCTTCTCTTTCCGATCCTGTTCTTCGGCCTCACCATCCTGATCGGCGCCGTGCTGCTGCATTCGGACTACAGCCGGGGCACATCAGCGATCTCCTGGATAGATGCGCTCTTTACCGCCACCTCGGCCACCTGTGTCACCGGTCTTGCCGTGGTGGATACCGGCACCGTCTACAGTCGGTTCGGCCAGACGGTGATCCTCGTCCTCATCCAGGTGGGCGGGCTGGGGATCATGACCCTGACATCCCTGGCCATGTATCTCCTGCGCCAGCGGGTCTCGCTCACCGACCGCATCGCCGTGGGTCAGAATCTGCTCCATGATCCCTCCTTCCACCTGGGCCGGTTTCTGATCAGTATCGTTCTGCTCACCCTGGGCATCGAGGCCTTGGGCGCCGTGTTGCTGCCCCTGGCTTCCGGTGGCGGCATGGACAGCTATTTGGCGGTGTTTCACGCGGTTTCCGCCTTCTGTAACGCCGGTTTTTCCCTCTACCCCGACAGCCTGATGCGCTGGCAGAGCAGCCTGCCGGTCAACCTGGTCTTTATCGCCCTGATCGTGCTGGGTGGCATTGGGTTTTCCGTGCTGGTGGAAACCGGCACCTGGCTGGGGGCCCGGACCAGGCAAGCGGTTACCCATACCCGCAGGCCGGTCCGCCTGACCTGGTATACCCGGGTGGTGCTGCAGACCACGCTTTTTCTCATCGTTTTTGGCTGGCTGCTGGTCTATGTGGCAGACTACGCCCTGTATGAGCGCAGCCTGCCCACGGCGACGGCGCTCCTGGTGAGCCTCTTTCAGTCGGTGACCAGCCGGACCGCCGGTTTCAACACCGTGGGCATCGAGCACATGACCAATGTCTCTCTGCTGGTTATTATCTTTCTCATGCTGATCGGCGCGGCCCCGGGTTCGTGCGGCGGTGGCATCAAGGTGACCACCTTTCGGGTCATGGTTGCCTTTTTCGTGGCCCAGATCCGGGGCAGGGAACAGGTGGTGGTCGGCAGCATCGCCACCAGCCGGGAAACACTGAACCGGGCCCTGGTCCTGACCCTGTTCTCGGTTTCCATCATCTGCGTGGCCGTGCTTTTGCTAAGTGTCACCGAGGGCGGCGAGGTGCCCCATATCCAGTCCCGGGGACAGCTGCTGGAGATCGTCTTCGAGGTGGTCTCCGCCTTTGCCACCACCGGGCTGTCCACCGGCTTGACACCGACCCTGTCGCTCCCCGGCAAATGTATTATCATCGCGCTTATGTTTATCGGCAGGCTGGGACCCCTGCTCTTTATCGCGGTCCTGCAGAATATCCAGCGCCGGGAAAGTTATTTTCGTCCGGAGGGAGATCTGTTAATCGGTTAA
- a CDS encoding tRNA-queuosine alpha-mannosyltransferase domain-containing protein, translating to MNEEKIVLNRINGKQRARICVLEPYYGGSHRAFLQGLFQHVDMDFTLVSLPARKWKMRMQLAAPWMARQVKDMYAKGARFDGLLVSTFLDLSVLQALLGREGIRLPAALYFHENQFAYPGQVDDPQRFQFTAINFTSALAADTLAFNSCYNRDTFLEGVRFFLKKATDMKVVDLADQILAKSRVLPPGIDFRPMDRAAKQKHRADLPVIVWNHRWEHDKDPEFFFHALERLAAGGVDFRLLVLGEHFRNRPAIFSRVEEMFQRQLLHFGYAPDREAYAAFLGRGDIVVSTARHEFFGIAVLEAVRAGCWPLVPDRLAYVENFPDRYRYRDASFVARLRELLRTRPAMEREERLELTERFSWVRLGPRYHAWLLDMLSIPL from the coding sequence ATGAATGAAGAAAAAATAGTACTCAATCGCATTAATGGCAAGCAGAGGGCGCGGATCTGTGTCCTTGAACCCTATTACGGCGGTTCCCACCGGGCCTTCCTCCAGGGACTTTTTCAGCACGTGGACATGGATTTTACCCTCGTTTCACTGCCGGCCCGGAAATGGAAGATGCGCATGCAGCTGGCTGCCCCGTGGATGGCCCGGCAGGTGAAGGATATGTATGCAAAGGGGGCGCGGTTCGACGGCCTCCTGGTCTCCACCTTCCTGGATCTCTCCGTGCTCCAGGCCCTGCTCGGACGCGAAGGTATCCGCTTGCCGGCCGCGCTGTATTTCCATGAAAACCAGTTCGCCTATCCCGGCCAGGTGGATGATCCGCAGCGGTTCCAGTTCACTGCCATCAATTTCACCTCGGCTCTGGCCGCCGATACCTTGGCGTTCAACTCCTGCTATAACCGGGACACCTTCCTCGAGGGTGTCCGGTTTTTTCTTAAAAAGGCAACCGATATGAAGGTCGTGGACCTGGCCGACCAGATCCTGGCCAAGAGCAGGGTCCTGCCGCCGGGAATCGATTTCCGTCCCATGGACAGGGCAGCAAAACAGAAACATCGGGCAGATCTGCCGGTCATTGTCTGGAACCATCGCTGGGAACACGACAAGGACCCGGAGTTTTTCTTTCATGCCCTGGAACGGCTGGCCGCCGGGGGTGTCGATTTCAGGCTCCTGGTCCTGGGTGAGCATTTCAGGAACCGGCCAGCCATTTTTTCCCGGGTGGAAGAGATGTTTCAGCGCCAGCTTCTGCATTTCGGCTACGCACCGGACAGGGAAGCCTATGCTGCCTTTCTTGGCCGGGGTGATATTGTTGTCTCCACGGCCCGGCATGAATTTTTCGGCATCGCGGTGCTCGAAGCGGTCCGGGCGGGCTGCTGGCCGCTGGTGCCGGACCGGCTGGCCTACGTGGAAAATTTTCCGGACAGATACCGCTACAGGGATGCTTCCTTTGTCGCCAGGCTGCGCGAGCTGCTCCGGACCCGGCCGGCCATGGAGCGGGAAGAGCGGCTGGAGCTGACCGAGCGTTTTTCCTGGGTCAGGCTGGGCCCGCGCTACCATGCCTGGCTCCTGGACATGCTGTCAATACCGCTGTGA
- a CDS encoding TIGR00266 family protein — protein MARWYVAVNGTSTGPFSLDQIRKSLASGEYTDTTLVWRDGFSDWLPMGEVEELSGPAREAAPAPPPVSGQRAHEIDFKIFGHEMQFVEIELDPGESAVSEAGAMMYMSDRITMKTVFGDGSDESQSGGFFDRMLGAGKRLITGESLFITVFTFEGQGKGRVAFASPYPGKIIPLDLKKYNQRLICQKDAFLCAAKGVSIGVAFQKKIGVALFGGEGFIMQKLEGDGLVFLHAGGTIVEKQLEPGEILRVDTGCLVGLTETVQYDIEFVGDVKSALFGGEGFFFATLRGPGHVWLQSLPFSRLAGRIWRAAPQAGGQSRGEGSVLGGIATMFER, from the coding sequence ATGGCACGCTGGTACGTCGCGGTCAATGGCACATCCACCGGTCCGTTTTCCCTGGACCAGATACGCAAATCCCTGGCCAGTGGGGAGTACACCGACACTACCCTGGTCTGGCGGGACGGTTTTTCCGACTGGCTGCCCATGGGCGAGGTGGAGGAGCTGAGCGGTCCGGCCCGGGAAGCGGCACCAGCGCCTCCGCCGGTCTCCGGACAGCGGGCCCATGAGATCGACTTCAAGATCTTCGGCCACGAGATGCAGTTTGTCGAGATCGAGCTCGACCCAGGCGAGAGCGCAGTCTCCGAGGCCGGGGCCATGATGTACATGTCGGACCGGATCACCATGAAAACAGTCTTTGGCGACGGCTCGGACGAATCCCAGAGCGGCGGATTTTTCGACCGGATGCTGGGGGCGGGCAAGCGGCTGATCACCGGGGAAAGCCTATTTATCACCGTGTTCACCTTCGAAGGCCAGGGCAAGGGCCGGGTGGCCTTCGCCTCACCCTATCCGGGAAAAATCATCCCCCTGGACCTGAAAAAGTATAACCAGCGGCTCATCTGCCAGAAAGACGCCTTTCTCTGCGCGGCCAAGGGCGTGTCCATCGGGGTGGCCTTTCAGAAAAAGATCGGCGTGGCCCTGTTTGGCGGGGAGGGCTTCATCATGCAGAAGCTGGAGGGCGATGGCCTGGTCTTTCTCCATGCCGGCGGGACCATTGTCGAAAAACAGCTGGAACCGGGCGAGATTCTCCGGGTCGATACCGGCTGCCTGGTAGGGCTGACCGAGACGGTTCAGTATGACATTGAATTTGTCGGTGATGTCAAGTCGGCCCTTTTCGGTGGCGAGGGATTTTTCTTTGCCACCCTGCGCGGCCCAGGCCATGTCTGGCTCCAGTCCCTGCCCTTCTCCCGCCTGGCGGGTCGCATCTGGAGAGCCGCGCCCCAGGCCGGCGGCCAGAGCCGGGGTGAAGGATCGGTCCTGGGCGGCATCGCCACCATGTTTGAACGATAA